Genomic window (Oryza sativa Japonica Group chromosome 3, ASM3414082v1):
TTGTACGTGATAATACCTTGACAGAGATTTGGAAGGAAGAGCAGAAAGACATGGATTGCCTGCTGGTTGATTACCAAGAGTGCGTTTTTAAAGTCAACTTGAAGGAGGAGAAGATCAGGGCATGTGAGGAGTCCTTGCAGCATCAAACAAGGTCCCTGGATGACATGAACTCGAAGCTAAATCAAGCGATGCGTGATCTGGGTGAGCATCTGCGAGACAGAACCCCTTGCGATTTGGATGCATCCATGTTGCATGTTTCTGACAAGGTTAAGGGGGATCTTGATGCAATGGCGCTTCATGTTGCTGAAGCTGTGCAGCTCTTGCTTGTCCAGGGTGAGAACCAAACAAATCCGTGAGCCTGCTCAACTAGAACCAGCTTTCCTTCACTGATGCAATAACCGACAGGCTAGTCTGTCCAAGCCTCATCTGTGCACATCCTTGTTTTCACCACAACACAAGGGATCAGGCGTCTCTTTCTGTCAATTCGCTTCTACATGATGGAAGAAGTCGTGAATCAGGATGCGCTCAAAACTGTTTTGTGCGACCACCTATCTCTGGTGGTTGTGCCAAGTCATCAACAGCAACAGGCCCTTATGTAAGCTATGTATTTCTTTTAGTTTGCACTTGAAAGTGCAATTCAGCTACTGGTTCAACAAGGTTTTGAATTCAAGGAAGTGATTTACCGTGCCTTTTGTTATTCTCTAGATTTGTACTGTACGAAACAATGAACATAGGTGCCTGCATTAGGGAAGGATGCTGCACTCTAGTAGTTGTAAGCAGAAAATTGGAGCCTGAACCTCTTTATGTATTTTAGCGTGTTGGGTGAACTGTACAGTTCTCCAGTAGCAGTAAAAACTTACTGAAAGGTGGAGTTGCGCCAGTTTGTGAATGAGTTAGGTAGGACTCAGGCTGACTGCTTCCAGAAGCTTATTCTGCTCTTGTCTCTTGTATTTGTTGCTTGCTCCACTGCTATCTGATCAAAGATTCAAATAATAATGTCCAGTTGGCATTTCTTAACAACACTAACCAAATGACACACGCTTAATACTGCTTATTGTCACCAACCCATCGCCATCACTTGACCATATCAATTACGCaactttaattaaaaaaatgaatagaCAAGCTTCAATTACGTCATATATGTCAAACACTAAGCTCAATCACGCACGAtagttcaaaagaaaaaaacaatcacGCACGATAACGCCGACATCACTGGGCTGGGCCACTATAGAGGAGCAAGAAAAGTTCcccaagaaagagagagagagagagagagggaactACGGAGAGAAACCGTGGATGCTTAGCAGCGAAGCGCTGTGCCGTCGGATCGGGAAACCCACCAAGACCGCGTGCGGCGCTGGGTCTCGCTCTCGCTCCGTCGAGCTCGGGCTGCCGAGTGCTGAGTCGGACTCCACGACGCATCCGCGGAAGCGACGCGCTCCGCCGTCTCTATCTCTATTGCGTCACACATTGGCTGCTTcctggcgtggcgcggcggccgtCGTTCGTAAACTAACCTGGCATTCTGGCGTGTGCCtcaggaaaaaagagagagaaagatagaGAATTTTTGGGGTTGCGTTTTTTTGGCAACCAGATGCTAGCTGGCAGTTAGTATTTCATCCGTTTCCATATGATTTTTTACTGTATTTTTATCTAATGGGTATTTGGCAAGCGGTTATTCTGAAACAAATATTTATCCTTTTGTTCTGCTTGAGATTTTTTCGGACGATAATTTTTGAAACGTGGacgacaatttttttattgGGTGAGATGGTAAATATTTGTTTCTCACGTTTCGAAAAAACAATTTGAGAATTATTTATTCATTCAAACACGACCTTATTACCACGATTTGATTAATTAGCATAAGCATTTACTCTCTCTATATCAAAATAACACAATCTAATATTAGACGTGATACATTATAGTACTATGATTTTGTCATCCACACAAGCATTTACTTTTCTATTTAGATTCGTATGTCATATATCGTGCTAGatcaatttattttgggacgaaggaagTACAACTTACCAGCTCAGGAAATATTAATATTGTCAATTTAATCAAATTCccttaaattaaataaattaaatgtACTAGTAGTAACAGAAAATTGCGGTTTGATCTTTTCCTCCGTTCCGTGGCGCAGGCTGCAAAAGCAACCAACGCCACGCCATCTCGCCGCCTCTAACCATCTatctcctccctctttctctctcctccacaaGCCACCAACCGCCGTAAgaccgtcgtcctctctctctctctcctccctcgcgtcgcgtcgcgtctcgCTAAATACCACTGCACCCACGGGTAGGTTCCCGTGGACTCTCTCGTCCGatcggcgaggaggcggagagGATCGGAGCACATGcgggagcgcggcgaggaggaggtggaggaggatgaggcgcggccgcggccggggtgcgggggaggggaggcggcggggcaggcggcggcgaactGCGCGGCggtgtgctgctgctgcccgcTGGCGCTGCTGGAGATCCTGCTGCTCGTCACCGTCAGGCTCCCCGCGGGCGTCATGCGGCGGgtgatgaggcggcggcggcggcggcagcggcgtcgcAAGAGCcgaagcggaggaggaggaggcggtggtggtggtggtgaaggaggaccgtcgtcgccgtcggggaGCGCCAAGGCGATGATCGCGGCCGCGTCGGCGTTCGATATGatggacgacgaggcggcggcggcggcggcggcggcgtcatcaGCGCGCGGCGAAACGGACGCGGACGCGGAGCTGGAGCTCGAGATCATGCGCTCCCGGTTCTACAGCGGCGGCTTCTGGCGCAGCCCTTCCTCCGGCTCCAGCTCCTGCGCCTCCTCCCTTCGCCGGTagcatcgccaccaccgccgccgactcgccgccgcgccgcctcgccgcacGTGCTGATCACCCAAGGTGATCTGCCGCACGCACGTGTGCAAGTGCAACGCAGGATTAGTTTTGTCATGTGAGCTCGATGCGATTTTGGCATCAAACTTTAGCTTAGGATTGGATTTGCAAGCGGAAGCGGGAGAAATTTTGTGCAGTGCTCCGCTCGATTGCTTGGTCGATTGACCATtgcgcgcgtgcgtgcgtgcgatTTGGGGGGTGGACCACTTCTGAGCCTTCGTCCAGATTGCCCCCCAGGTTTCGCCTCTGTCTTTTTCTGTACTAGCAGCAAACGCTGAAACTCGTGGCAATGCTTTGGATTCAACATATTGGCCAAACAATATACAGGCAATTCAGTACAGTTGTTGACTACGATTTCTGCACTTGTTGTTCTAGAACGGCTTCTGCAGGGATAGCAATTGACGAATTGTCCGTCCGTCAACCTCCGTACTGCTGGCAAACGTGGGGTCAAATATTGTGTTCGCTGCTCAAGTTTCGGGATGAACAGGGGGAGGAATTTTTTtgtcaggtttttttttttcaacaactaGTCCAGTTTTGTTTTTGTAATCTTGCTTCTAGATATTTTTTCCCAAACACAGTGCAAACATACACGCTCTATTCTTTTGAACACCTTTAAAGCTGGAtcaatat
Coding sequences:
- the LOC4334124 gene encoding AT-rich interactive domain-containing protein 1B; the protein is MRERGEEEVEEDEARPRPGCGGGEAAGQAAANCAAVCCCCPLALLEILLLVTVRLPAGVMRRVMRRRRRRQRRRKSRSGGGGGGGGGGEGGPSSPSGSAKAMIAAASAFDMMDDEAAAAAAAASSARGETDADAELELEIMRSRFYSGGFWRSPSSGSSSCASSLRR